Proteins from a genomic interval of Ptychodera flava strain L36383 chromosome 7, AS_Pfla_20210202, whole genome shotgun sequence:
- the LOC139136718 gene encoding leucine-rich repeat-containing protein 34-like isoform X1, with protein MADPSGLMHRYTDVCEELGQEPSKFITKVIDIEREEQIIREKQGKEPTEYMDLVLPGNNYLITDTRLTDDDMLPLYKTLENSTYVQSLDLRYNEIGDAGAIHLAKLLEVTVMLRSLNVMCNEIGLEGARAIAGALQTNESLVSLKMNGNKIGNKGGMAFAGILQVNNTLEELDLGDTDQGTESVIALATVLNQNKSMRAFNCNRPLLFSHQEETTVHMARMLKVNKTLRELHLQKYDMRDFGAERLVETLIENISLTYLDLSCNRITRDGAKHIATLLRHNTPLKILDLGFNRIEDDGATYLAGALAEFNNTLTHLVITSNQIRGPGLCAIAKAMKTNISMTNVYIWGNDLETPACVAFNELIETCRLELHDTDVKPYVVDGVVYLSELSHGIRRHYYWTPFYGPDAEEMRAIKHS; from the exons AAGGGAAAAACAAGGAAA GGAGCCCACAGAATACATGGATCTGGTCTTACCTGGCAATAATTACTTGATAACAGATACCAGACTTACAGATGATGACATGCTGCCATTGTACAAGACACTTGAAAACAGCACCTATGTACAGTCACTAGATCTCAGATATAACGAAATCGGAGATGCTGGGGCAATACATCTTGCAAAGCTGTTGGAG GTAACAGTGATGTTAAGATCTCTGAATGTGATGTGTAATGAGATTGGTCTTGAAGGTGCTAGAGCCATTGCCGGTGCACTGCAG ACAAATGAAAGCTTAGTATCCCTGAAAATGAATGGTAACAAGATTGGCAACAAAGGTGGCATGGCATTTGCTGGTATTTTGCAAGTCAACAACACATTAGAAGAGTTAGATCTTGGAGATACAGACCAG GGTACCGAGAGTGTGATTGCATTGGCCACAGTGTTGAACCAGAACAAGTCAATGAGAGCATTCAACTGCAACAGACCATTGCTGTTCAGTCACCAAGAGGAGACGACGGTTCACATGGCCAGGATGTTGAAGGTCAACAAGACACTGAGGGAACTCCATCTACAGAAATATGATATGAGAGATTTTGGAGCAGAGAGACTTGTGGAAACACTCATTGAGAACATTTCATTGACATATTTAGATCTTAGTTG TAACCGTATCACCAGAGATGGCGCTAAGCACATAGCCACACTGTTGAGACACAACACTCCACTCAAGATCCTCGACTTAGGTTTTAACAGAATTGAAGACGATGGAGCCACCTATCTTGCTGGAGCACTCGCTGAATTCAATAACACACTCACACA CTTGGTCATCACAAGTAATCAAATCAGAGGCCCCGGTCTGTGTGCCATTGCCAAGGCCATGAAGACAAATATCTCAATGACCAATGTCTACATCTGGGGAAATGATCTTGAAACTCCAGCATGTGTT GCTTTCAATGAACTGATTGAGACTTGCAGATTGGAACTGCACGACACCGACGTCAAACCGTACGTTGTCGATGGTGTAGTGTACTTGTCTGAGTTGTCACATGGAATTCGTCGTCATTACTACTGGACGCCATTCTATGGTCCTGATGCAGAGGAAATGAGAGCCATTAAACATTCATAG
- the LOC139136718 gene encoding leucine-rich repeat-containing protein 34-like isoform X2 has protein sequence MADPSGLMHRYTDVCEELGQEPSKFITKVIDIEREEQIMEPTEYMDLVLPGNNYLITDTRLTDDDMLPLYKTLENSTYVQSLDLRYNEIGDAGAIHLAKLLEVTVMLRSLNVMCNEIGLEGARAIAGALQTNESLVSLKMNGNKIGNKGGMAFAGILQVNNTLEELDLGDTDQGTESVIALATVLNQNKSMRAFNCNRPLLFSHQEETTVHMARMLKVNKTLRELHLQKYDMRDFGAERLVETLIENISLTYLDLSCNRITRDGAKHIATLLRHNTPLKILDLGFNRIEDDGATYLAGALAEFNNTLTHLVITSNQIRGPGLCAIAKAMKTNISMTNVYIWGNDLETPACVAFNELIETCRLELHDTDVKPYVVDGVVYLSELSHGIRRHYYWTPFYGPDAEEMRAIKHS, from the exons GGAGCCCACAGAATACATGGATCTGGTCTTACCTGGCAATAATTACTTGATAACAGATACCAGACTTACAGATGATGACATGCTGCCATTGTACAAGACACTTGAAAACAGCACCTATGTACAGTCACTAGATCTCAGATATAACGAAATCGGAGATGCTGGGGCAATACATCTTGCAAAGCTGTTGGAG GTAACAGTGATGTTAAGATCTCTGAATGTGATGTGTAATGAGATTGGTCTTGAAGGTGCTAGAGCCATTGCCGGTGCACTGCAG ACAAATGAAAGCTTAGTATCCCTGAAAATGAATGGTAACAAGATTGGCAACAAAGGTGGCATGGCATTTGCTGGTATTTTGCAAGTCAACAACACATTAGAAGAGTTAGATCTTGGAGATACAGACCAG GGTACCGAGAGTGTGATTGCATTGGCCACAGTGTTGAACCAGAACAAGTCAATGAGAGCATTCAACTGCAACAGACCATTGCTGTTCAGTCACCAAGAGGAGACGACGGTTCACATGGCCAGGATGTTGAAGGTCAACAAGACACTGAGGGAACTCCATCTACAGAAATATGATATGAGAGATTTTGGAGCAGAGAGACTTGTGGAAACACTCATTGAGAACATTTCATTGACATATTTAGATCTTAGTTG TAACCGTATCACCAGAGATGGCGCTAAGCACATAGCCACACTGTTGAGACACAACACTCCACTCAAGATCCTCGACTTAGGTTTTAACAGAATTGAAGACGATGGAGCCACCTATCTTGCTGGAGCACTCGCTGAATTCAATAACACACTCACACA CTTGGTCATCACAAGTAATCAAATCAGAGGCCCCGGTCTGTGTGCCATTGCCAAGGCCATGAAGACAAATATCTCAATGACCAATGTCTACATCTGGGGAAATGATCTTGAAACTCCAGCATGTGTT GCTTTCAATGAACTGATTGAGACTTGCAGATTGGAACTGCACGACACCGACGTCAAACCGTACGTTGTCGATGGTGTAGTGTACTTGTCTGAGTTGTCACATGGAATTCGTCGTCATTACTACTGGACGCCATTCTATGGTCCTGATGCAGAGGAAATGAGAGCCATTAAACATTCATAG
- the LOC139136719 gene encoding peroxisomal membrane protein PEX14-like: MATKADLETTQPTPATPPQDGNIAATQLREDMIETAVKFLQNPKVRQSAFAQRKLFLQKKGLTQEEIDAAIKRSGTASDETNPLPKPQPPSVPPPQPGMVVQPGALVPAVPPVVLPPPQSPWAKWRDFIAVAVIVSGATYGIIKFFKAYIGPLLQSRKEEREKLQRIEASVDELNSNISETMGELKTTLASLKEVMSEHSQQIQEMNSNSKYSTITSKSAESQAINELKSEVVSLKGLILNRHQFPAAPNPSPIPAWQRVNTTENTQTSNTTTTTTASSSGQSEMISKPPEKNTADLSAEESELNSDIVENGDVERVGKGNPQADFEGHSSPSLDVKGQNQSKVGVNGHDENEVQFNDADERALQNEQPNDLHAFKGQEVKGHRDSDDTEQQDSREDEID, encoded by the exons ATGGCGACAAAAGCTGACCTCGAAACGACGCAG CCAACACCGGCAACACCACCACAAGATGGCAATATTGCTGCCACTCAATTGCGTGAAGATATG ATTGAAACAGCAGTGAAGTTTCTGCAGAATCCCAAAGTACGACAGAGTGCCTTTGCTCAAAGAAAATTATTCCTCCAAAAGAAAG GTTTAACACAAGAGGAGATAGACGCAGCAATAAAACGTTCAGGCACTGCCTCTGATGAAACCAATCCACTGCCAAAACCTCAACCACCGTCTGTACCGCCACCACAGCCAGGGATGGTGGTACAGCCGGGTGCTTTGGTGCCGGCTGTTCCACCAGTAGTACTACCTCCCCCACAATCACCATGGGCAAAATGGAGAGATTTCATTGCCGTAGCTGTCATCGTCAGTGGAGCTACCTATGGTATTATCAAGTTTTTCAAG GCTTACATCGGTCCCCTGTTGCAGTCAAGGAAAGAAGAAAGAGAAAAGCTGCAGAGAATAGAAGCATCTGTGGATGAATTAAACAGCAATATCAGTGAAACAA tggGTGAACTGAAAACAACGTTGGCCAGCTTGAAGGAAGTGATGTCAGAACATTCACAGCAGATCCAAGAAATGAACAGCAACAGTAAATATTCAACAATCACCAGTAAAAGTGCTGAATCACAAGCCATCAATGAACTCAAGTCAGAGGTGGTCTCTCTCAAGGGACTGATTCTTAACAG GCATCAGTTCCCAGCAGCACCAAATCCAAGTCCAATACCAGCCTGGCAGAGAGTAAACACAACTGAAAATACGCAAACTTCAAACACAACAACGACTACGACAGCATCATCATCAGGGCAGAGTGAGATGATCTCAAAGCCACCAGAAAAGAACACGGCTGATTTATCCGCTGAAGAAAGTGAGCTTAATTCTGACATTGTTGAAAATGGTGATGTGGAAAGAGTGGGCAAAGGCAATCCCCAGGCTGATTTTGAAGGTCACAGTTCACCCAGTTtggatgtcaaaggtcaaaaccaGTCCAAAGTTGGTGTAAATGGCCATGATGAAAATGAGGTGCAATTCAATGATGCTGATGAAAGGGCACTACAGAATGAACAACCCAATGACCTTCATGCTTTCAAAGGTCaggaggttaaaggtcacaggGACAGTGATGATACTGAGCAACAGGATTCCAGAGAAGATGAAATTGACTGA